Within Primulina tabacum isolate GXHZ01 chromosome 5, ASM2559414v2, whole genome shotgun sequence, the genomic segment GAAACAATTCTGTTGCTCTTGGGAGCGATCTTTCTTTTGATACCAAAGAAGGAGCCTTAACCAAATTGAACTTTGGAGCAAGCTTTACAAATACTGACCTTATTGCTGCTTTAACTCTGTGAGTTTATTTTTGGCTTTTTTGTAGATTTCACACTTCTTCTAGTTTCATCGAAGGCTATTTCATTCGAATGGTGTATCATAAAGTTTATCTCTAGTAAATATCGGACTGATGTTGCTTCAGGAACGACAAGGGTGACACCCTGAGTGCATCATATTACCACACTGTGAACCCATTGACCAACACTGCGGTTGGTGCGGAGGTGACCCACAGCTTTTCGAATAACTGAGAATACCATCACCGTCGGCACTCAGCATTCATTGGATCCACTGACCACTGTGAAAGCACGTGTCAACCACTTTGGCAAGGCAAGTGCTTTAATCCAGCATGAATGGCGCCCAAAGTCCCTCATCACCATTTCAACTGAAGTGGATACCAAGTCTATCGACAAAAGTGCCAAGTTTGGTCTGGCCTTGGCTCTGAAGCCTTGATGAGCGGGTATGAAAGACCGTTGTATTGCTCGTTTTTTGGCGGACTATA encodes:
- the LOC142546712 gene encoding LOW QUALITY PROTEIN: mitochondrial outer membrane protein porin of 34 kDa-like (The sequence of the model RefSeq protein was modified relative to this genomic sequence to represent the inferred CDS: deleted 1 base in 1 codon) encodes the protein MGKGPGLYSDIGKRARDLLNKDYQADQKFTITTYSPTGVTLTSTGTKKGELFLADINTQLKHKNITTDFKVDTSSNLLTTITVDEPAPGLKTILSFRVPDQRSGKLELQYLHDYAGISSSIGLTANPIVNLSGVLGNNSVALGSDLSFDTKEGALTKLNFGASFTNTDLIAALTLNDKGDTLSASYYHTVNPLTNTAVGAEVTHSFSNNENTITVGTQHSLDPLTTVKARVNHFGKASALIQHEWRPKSLITISTEVDTKSIDKSAKFGLALALKP